Proteins found in one Candidatus Omnitrophota bacterium genomic segment:
- the lpxB gene encoding lipid-A-disaccharide synthase gives MPKKIMIIAGEASGDLHGSSLALALKELEPDIKLTGMGGGKMIKAGLQSFQDIKDLSVIGLLEILSSLGKFKAAFNLLAGKLDSEKPDAVILIDYPEFNLRFAKEAKKRGIPVMYYISPQIWAWRKGRVNIVKKYVDKMLVILGFEKDFYAKEGVDVEFVGHPLLDVVKPSFGREEFLKKYNFEPAFKTIALLPGSRLTEIERNLPIMLKAAKRIKDRFGDTQFILAKPPEISASAYEKILKKAPLKPAVAEGQPYDCINAAELVLVASGTATVETMILEKPMLIIYKVSLLTWLVGKLLVKVPNIGLVNIIAGEKIVPELVQFDATPSKISSEVSSLFSSPEKTEAMKARLAAAKAELGGPGASRRAAEIILKQLRK, from the coding sequence ATGCCTAAAAAGATAATGATAATAGCGGGCGAGGCTTCGGGCGACCTGCACGGCTCAAGCCTCGCTCTCGCGTTGAAAGAGCTCGAGCCGGACATAAAACTCACCGGCATGGGCGGCGGGAAGATGATCAAAGCCGGCCTGCAATCGTTCCAGGACATAAAAGACCTCTCGGTCATCGGCCTCCTCGAGATATTAAGCAGCCTCGGGAAATTCAAGGCCGCGTTTAACCTCCTCGCGGGAAAGCTCGATTCCGAAAAACCTGACGCGGTCATCCTTATCGATTATCCGGAATTCAACCTGCGGTTCGCGAAAGAGGCAAAGAAGCGCGGCATCCCTGTCATGTATTACATAAGCCCTCAGATATGGGCATGGCGCAAGGGACGCGTGAATATCGTAAAGAAATACGTCGACAAGATGCTAGTCATCCTGGGATTCGAGAAGGATTTTTACGCGAAGGAAGGCGTAGACGTGGAATTCGTGGGGCATCCCCTGCTCGACGTGGTTAAACCCTCCTTCGGCAGGGAAGAGTTCCTGAAGAAATACAACTTTGAACCGGCCTTCAAAACGATAGCCCTCTTGCCCGGATCGCGCCTCACCGAGATCGAAAGAAATCTCCCTATAATGCTCAAAGCCGCCAAACGGATAAAGGACAGGTTCGGGGATACGCAGTTCATACTTGCCAAGCCGCCGGAGATAAGTGCCTCCGCATACGAAAAAATACTAAAGAAGGCGCCGCTTAAGCCCGCGGTCGCGGAAGGTCAACCGTATGACTGCATAAACGCCGCGGAACTGGTCCTGGTCGCTTCCGGGACCGCGACGGTCGAGACGATGATACTAGAGAAGCCGATGCTGATAATATATAAGGTCTCTCTTCTTACGTGGCTCGTCGGGAAACTGCTGGTCAAGGTCCCGAATATAGGCCTCGTGAATATTATCGCCGGCGAAAAGATAGTGCCGGAATTGGTACAATTCGACGCGACGCCATCTAAGATATCCTCAGAGGTCTCCTCTCTCTTCTCCTCCCCGGAAAAGACGGAAGCGATGAAGGCGCGGCTTGCCGCGGCAAAAGCGGAATTGGGCGGGCCCGGTGCAAGCAGGCGCGCCGCGGAGATAATTCTCAAACAGTTAAGAAAGTGA
- a CDS encoding anaerobic glycerol-3-phosphate dehydrogenase subunit C: protein MTLLEKELKKIIKGDVLFDDVTRHIYSFGASIYKIRPKGVVIPKDKDDVAALVKYAFRNNIPLTARGACTSLAGQAVGNGIIIDFTKYMNKAIDYKGGDTATVQPGIVYGELNKLLARYGKFFPPDPSSGDYCTIGGMIADNSGGPHSVKYGTTADWVLELEAVLANGDRVSLVPRVKIRDISVPLAELLKNSEEAIKRSVPRVMRSSSGYNVYDILKGDWVDLVKLMAGSEGTLAIITEAKLRLAPLAGVRASLLLFLKDLQSIADIVAELRSLSPSAIEFMDETFIGLAVEAEPKLRDLLRKGAKGVLLVEMEENSTPSLDGKIDAVKDRLLEARKLISGMNVARDADEQDRLWGVRRAAVPITNRIKGKKRPVPFIEDAIVPPENLGDFIMGAYAIFEKYGVEACVYGHAGDGNMHIRPLLDMRDKADLAKIDGIADDFYRMVISLGGSTTAEHGDGILRVPYLKKQFGPLYDIFVRIKDIFDPKGILNPGKKIGKDATITHDLIYDAGIKYVDTKTVFDSEKIREEIGKCHACGLCRNVCPVNISLPQELASPRAKAAILKAVITGELDKRMLRDKAIKGVLDLCINCKSCRVECPTGADVSELCALAKEIYVREWGVPFSQSVLENMRFLGSASAELTVLADIFMCSTFGRRLMQSSLGLDKRRVLPKPSVPTFEKRKLSGKSGRRRVAYFYGCFVNFFNADAEGATTLKVFEKNNIEVVIPRQRCCGIPSISSGNTDAVRKDIAYNLKYLNEAVKSGCDIVTGCPSCGLALKEDYPRILSTPTALLVSQKTFDIHEYLWILFNEGEMNTDFKPSGKSVVFHAPCHLKAQEIGDLQQCLVELVPGVSIKKIADSCCGMGGTFGLKKENYDLSLAIGERLFRELKEAKADYILTGCGACKSQISQATSMKVIHPIEFLADHY, encoded by the coding sequence ATGACCTTATTGGAAAAAGAGCTTAAAAAGATCATCAAAGGGGATGTCCTTTTTGATGATGTGACCCGCCATATCTATTCCTTCGGCGCCTCGATCTATAAGATCAGACCGAAAGGCGTCGTCATCCCTAAGGACAAGGACGATGTCGCCGCGCTGGTCAAATATGCCTTCCGGAACAATATTCCCCTTACTGCCCGCGGCGCGTGCACAAGCCTCGCCGGCCAGGCGGTGGGCAACGGCATAATAATCGATTTCACCAAATACATGAACAAGGCCATCGACTATAAAGGCGGCGACACGGCCACTGTCCAGCCCGGAATCGTCTACGGCGAGTTGAACAAGTTGTTGGCCAGGTACGGGAAATTCTTCCCGCCCGACCCTTCAAGCGGGGATTACTGCACGATAGGCGGGATGATCGCCGATAATTCGGGCGGGCCGCATTCGGTGAAATACGGCACTACCGCGGATTGGGTCCTTGAACTCGAGGCCGTCCTCGCGAATGGCGACCGGGTAAGCCTTGTGCCGCGCGTGAAGATAAGAGATATCTCGGTACCGCTCGCGGAATTACTTAAAAATAGCGAAGAAGCCATAAAGAGATCCGTTCCCAGGGTCATGAGGAGCTCGAGCGGATACAATGTCTACGATATCCTTAAAGGCGATTGGGTAGACCTGGTGAAATTGATGGCCGGTTCCGAGGGCACTCTCGCGATCATAACCGAGGCGAAACTGAGATTGGCGCCCCTGGCCGGGGTGCGCGCATCGCTCCTGTTATTCCTGAAAGACCTGCAGTCGATAGCGGACATAGTGGCGGAACTGCGTAGCCTATCGCCATCCGCCATAGAGTTCATGGACGAGACTTTTATCGGACTCGCCGTCGAAGCGGAACCGAAACTCAGGGACCTTCTCCGGAAGGGGGCGAAGGGGGTATTGCTCGTCGAGATGGAAGAGAACAGCACGCCGTCCCTCGACGGGAAGATAGATGCCGTAAAAGACCGGCTCCTTGAAGCGAGGAAGCTCATATCGGGGATGAATGTCGCCAGGGACGCGGACGAGCAAGACCGCCTTTGGGGGGTCCGGCGCGCGGCAGTCCCGATCACCAACAGGATAAAAGGGAAGAAGCGCCCGGTCCCGTTCATCGAGGACGCGATAGTCCCGCCGGAGAACCTGGGCGATTTTATAATGGGCGCTTACGCGATATTTGAAAAATACGGCGTCGAGGCATGCGTCTACGGGCATGCCGGGGACGGCAATATGCACATACGCCCGCTCCTCGATATGAGGGATAAGGCGGACCTCGCCAAGATCGACGGGATCGCCGACGATTTTTACAGGATGGTCATCTCGCTCGGCGGCTCGACGACAGCCGAACACGGCGACGGCATATTGAGGGTCCCGTATCTCAAGAAGCAGTTCGGCCCGCTTTACGATATCTTCGTCCGGATAAAGGATATCTTCGACCCCAAGGGCATTTTAAATCCAGGAAAGAAGATAGGCAAGGACGCGACTATCACGCACGACCTGATCTACGACGCCGGCATAAAATATGTCGATACGAAGACCGTGTTCGATTCGGAGAAGATAAGGGAGGAGATCGGGAAGTGCCATGCCTGCGGCCTTTGCAGGAACGTATGCCCGGTAAATATCAGCCTGCCGCAGGAACTCGCTTCGCCGCGCGCCAAGGCCGCGATACTTAAGGCCGTCATTACCGGAGAGCTGGATAAGAGGATGTTAAGGGACAAGGCCATTAAAGGCGTCCTTGACCTGTGCATCAATTGCAAGTCCTGCCGCGTAGAATGCCCGACCGGCGCGGACGTCTCCGAACTTTGCGCCCTGGCTAAAGAGATATACGTAAGGGAATGGGGCGTGCCGTTCTCCCAGTCTGTCCTGGAAAATATGAGGTTCCTCGGTTCGGCCTCGGCCGAATTAACGGTCCTCGCCGATATTTTCATGTGTTCAACGTTCGGCAGGCGCCTCATGCAGTCCTCCCTCGGCCTGGACAAGAGGCGCGTCCTGCCCAAGCCGAGCGTACCGACGTTCGAAAAGAGGAAATTGAGCGGGAAGAGCGGCAGGAGGAGGGTCGCGTATTTTTATGGTTGCTTTGTGAATTTTTTCAATGCAGATGCAGAAGGAGCAACCACGCTTAAGGTATTCGAGAAGAATAATATAGAGGTCGTCATCCCTCGCCAGAGATGCTGCGGCATCCCGAGCATATCATCCGGCAACACCGACGCCGTCAGGAAAGACATCGCCTATAACCTAAAATACCTTAACGAGGCGGTGAAGTCGGGCTGCGATATCGTGACAGGATGCCCGAGCTGCGGGCTCGCCCTTAAAGAGGATTATCCGAGGATACTCTCTACGCCCACGGCTCTGCTCGTCTCGCAGAAGACATTCGATATCCACGAATATCTCTGGATCCTGTTCAACGAGGGCGAGATGAATACTGATTTTAAGCCATCGGGCAAGAGCGTCGTATTCCATGCCCCCTGCCACCTCAAAGCCCAGGAGATCGGCGATCTGCAGCAATGCCTGGTCGAACTGGTCCCGGGAGTGTCGATAAAGAAGATCGCGGATTCATGCTGCGGCATGGGCGGGACGTTCGGGCTCAAAAAGGAGAATTATGATCTCTCGCTTGCCATCGGGGAAAGGTTGTTCAGGGAGCTAAAGGAAGCGAAAGCCGACTATATCCTGACAGGCTGCGGAGCGTGCAAGTCCCAGATATCGCAGGCCACCTCAATGAAGGTCATTCATCCTATCGAATTCCTCGCCGACCACTACTAG
- a CDS encoding ABC transporter ATP-binding protein, with protein sequence MKLYLRLLKFIKPHIPTLLLANLCMLINSVIFGFVTTAAIFPIINNVLRNAPMSVPDKMPQFLKDFISYSNTVPRLDLFMYIIIGIVAAFFFRGMFTFFQGFLMTDVSTRVLTDLRRSIYDKLLRFSLDFYNKSHTGALVSRIIYDTSIIQNSVTEGLTNLVYQSSQVVVYIFMIFFLRAVFNISWLLLLLSFVVFPLIMFPIVQIGKKLRKISRQTQEQMGNVTTTLVETIGGMRIVKAFSMEPYERDKFAEQNNGLYKMFMRSAKREKALDWLTEFTAVGCGCVILWMGGREFIARGVDPAGFIAFIFAIFMLARPLSALGKINSINQKALGAAERIFELLDMEMTVREKPGAAKMDDFRGSIVFDKIDFSYEKEAVLKGIDLTVKRGEILAIVGPSGSGKSTLVNLIPRFYDPNNGRILIDNNDIKEVTFDSLRGQVGIVTQETILFHDTIKTNIAYGNQAASGEEIINAAKVANAHDFISKLPKGYDTIVGERGYRLSGGERQRIAIARAVLKDEPILILDEATSQLDMESEKLVQDALEKLIKGRTVFVIAHRLSTVKFATKIIVLDKGRIVETGTHEELLRKNGLYKRLYDLQFLEEKGLN encoded by the coding sequence ATGAAACTCTACCTCCGTTTGCTTAAATTCATAAAACCGCATATCCCGACATTGCTGTTGGCGAACCTGTGCATGCTGATAAACAGCGTCATCTTCGGGTTCGTGACAACCGCGGCCATATTTCCCATCATAAATAACGTCCTGCGCAACGCCCCGATGAGCGTGCCGGATAAGATGCCGCAGTTCCTCAAGGATTTCATAAGTTACTCCAATACGGTCCCGCGTCTCGACCTTTTCATGTATATCATCATCGGCATAGTCGCGGCCTTTTTCTTCAGGGGCATGTTCACTTTCTTCCAGGGATTCCTCATGACCGATGTGAGCACGAGGGTCCTCACCGACTTAAGGCGGTCGATATACGATAAACTCCTCCGGTTCTCTCTCGATTTTTATAACAAATCGCACACCGGCGCACTGGTCTCGCGCATCATCTACGACACCAGCATAATACAGAATTCCGTGACAGAAGGCCTTACGAACCTCGTCTACCAGTCTTCCCAGGTCGTCGTCTATATATTCATGATCTTCTTCCTGCGGGCGGTGTTCAACATCAGCTGGCTGCTCCTTCTCCTGAGTTTCGTGGTATTCCCGCTGATAATGTTCCCGATAGTGCAGATAGGCAAGAAATTAAGGAAGATCTCCAGGCAGACGCAGGAGCAGATGGGGAACGTCACCACGACCCTCGTCGAGACCATAGGCGGCATGCGCATCGTGAAAGCCTTCTCGATGGAGCCTTACGAAAGGGATAAGTTCGCCGAACAAAACAACGGGTTATATAAGATGTTCATGAGGTCGGCGAAGAGAGAGAAGGCCCTCGACTGGCTGACCGAATTCACGGCCGTCGGCTGCGGCTGCGTCATATTGTGGATGGGAGGAAGGGAGTTCATCGCGAGGGGCGTGGACCCGGCGGGTTTTATCGCTTTTATTTTCGCCATATTCATGCTTGCCCGGCCTCTTAGCGCCCTCGGCAAGATAAACTCCATCAACCAAAAGGCCCTCGGCGCGGCTGAGAGGATATTCGAGCTACTGGATATGGAGATGACGGTCCGCGAAAAGCCGGGCGCCGCCAAAATGGATGATTTCCGCGGCAGTATCGTATTCGACAAGATCGATTTCTCGTATGAAAAAGAGGCCGTGCTCAAAGGCATAGATCTCACGGTGAAGCGGGGCGAGATCCTCGCCATAGTAGGGCCCAGCGGCAGCGGAAAATCCACCCTGGTGAACCTCATCCCCAGGTTTTATGATCCGAATAACGGACGCATCCTTATTGATAACAATGACATAAAAGAAGTGACCTTTGACTCGCTGCGCGGCCAGGTAGGCATTGTCACGCAGGAGACGATACTCTTCCACGATACGATAAAGACGAATATTGCCTACGGGAACCAGGCCGCTTCAGGCGAGGAGATAATAAACGCGGCCAAGGTCGCCAACGCCCATGATTTCATATCAAAACTGCCCAAGGGATATGACACGATAGTCGGCGAGAGGGGTTACCGTCTTTCCGGCGGCGAGCGCCAGAGGATAGCAATAGCCCGCGCCGTGCTCAAGGACGAACCTATTTTGATACTGGACGAGGCGACTTCCCAGTTAGACATGGAATCCGAGAAGCTGGTGCAGGACGCCCTGGAGAAGCTCATAAAGGGCAGGACCGTCTTTGTGATCGCCCACAGGCTCTCAACCGTCAAATTTGCCACCAAGATCATCGTCCTGGACAAGGGCAGGATAGTCGAGACAGGAACCCACGAGGAATTACTCCGCAAGAATGGCCTCTATAAACGTCTCTATGACCTCCAGTTCTTAGAAGAAAAAGGCTTGAATTAA
- the larA gene encoding nickel-dependent lactate racemase — MKINIPYGKKQVGVSIHEKNLLGILHPNRSHSRKPESRIIKEAILHPMGCCRLRDLVSPKETIAIVVPDLARVCPRKLIIPILLDELKKGGIRDKDVTIFMAVGMLTPPTRPEIEEAFGKKIVKRIKIKIHDPSDSSNLTNLGYVANGVPVIVNKHMLYNDHVISIGVIEPHLHAGFSGGPETLSIGMAGEETIRFTHSPKFIDKPGAKPGVIKDNPFHRWIMEFACIAKLKFIINVVNDDLGRTIFATAGEPQLAFYRGIEHAMLHYRVKVDEPADIIICGVGWPKDVNLYQASRALTYLTNTQKPIVKKGGLILISARCEDGIGKGLGERRFYDAMIKAKSPAEIVKKMKNKTCLAGEQRAYAVAKSLLFADCAFVGTKFPDMAKKMKMLSFKDMDEALEYAFATRGKDAKVYVVPHALVTLPVSR, encoded by the coding sequence ATGAAGATAAATATACCTTACGGAAAAAAGCAGGTCGGTGTTTCCATCCACGAGAAGAACCTTCTGGGTATCCTCCATCCCAATAGGTCGCACAGCAGGAAACCCGAATCCCGCATAATAAAAGAAGCGATACTCCACCCCATGGGTTGCTGCCGGCTCAGGGACCTGGTCTCGCCCAAAGAGACGATCGCCATAGTCGTGCCGGACCTCGCAAGGGTATGTCCCCGTAAGCTTATAATCCCCATATTGCTGGATGAGTTAAAAAAGGGCGGGATAAGGGATAAGGATGTGACGATCTTCATGGCGGTCGGGATGCTCACACCCCCGACAAGGCCGGAGATCGAAGAAGCTTTCGGGAAAAAGATCGTCAAGCGGATAAAAATAAAGATCCACGACCCCTCGGACAGCTCAAACCTGACCAATCTCGGATATGTCGCCAACGGCGTCCCGGTAATAGTCAATAAACATATGCTATATAACGACCATGTCATCTCTATCGGCGTCATCGAGCCGCACCTGCACGCAGGTTTCTCGGGCGGGCCGGAGACGCTGAGCATAGGCATGGCCGGCGAAGAGACGATAAGGTTCACCCATTCTCCGAAATTCATCGATAAACCGGGCGCGAAACCCGGAGTCATCAAGGATAACCCCTTCCACCGCTGGATCATGGAATTCGCCTGCATAGCTAAACTGAAATTCATAATAAACGTCGTGAATGACGACCTGGGGCGCACGATATTCGCGACCGCGGGCGAACCGCAACTGGCTTTTTACAGGGGAATAGAACACGCGATGCTCCATTACAGGGTGAAGGTGGATGAACCGGCCGACATAATCATCTGCGGAGTGGGCTGGCCCAAAGACGTCAACCTCTACCAGGCGTCACGCGCCCTGACCTACCTGACCAACACGCAGAAACCCATCGTCAAAAAGGGCGGGCTTATACTCATCTCCGCGCGATGCGAAGACGGCATAGGTAAAGGGCTGGGCGAACGCAGGTTCTATGACGCTATGATAAAGGCGAAGAGCCCCGCCGAGATCGTAAAGAAGATGAAGAACAAGACTTGTCTTGCCGGAGAACAGAGGGCGTATGCCGTGGCAAAGTCCCTTCTTTTTGCCGATTGCGCGTTCGTCGGGACAAAATTCCCCGATATGGCAAAGAAGATGAAGATGTTGTCTTTTAAAGATATGGATGAGGCGCTGGAATACGCTTTTGCCACCCGCGGAAAGGACGCGAAGGTCTATGTCGTCCCGCACGCGCTCGTAACCCTGCCAGTATCGCGATGA
- a CDS encoding Gfo/Idh/MocA family oxidoreductase — protein sequence MDKIKVGVIGVGHLGQHHARIYAGMEGVELAGICDTDIRRAKKFARKYRTNAFTDYKQMFSVINCASVVVPTELHYHVAKDCLLNGISVLIEKPVTKFVGEADDLLNIARERKLIIQVGHIERFNAAVRALDEIPGNVRFIECHRLGPFKKRALDVGVVLDLMIHDIDIILGLVRSEVASIDAVGVNILTDHEDLANVRIRFKNGAVANLTASRVTKSEMRKIRLFKDDCYVSLDYIKQEAVLYRKVNNRITGKLINIKKEEPLKKELEAFINCARTGERPLVSGEEGRDALKFALQIEDAIRENLKNNA from the coding sequence ATGGACAAGATAAAGGTCGGGGTAATAGGAGTCGGGCACCTGGGACAGCACCATGCGCGCATATACGCGGGCATGGAGGGCGTCGAGCTCGCCGGGATATGCGACACCGATATCAGGCGCGCGAAGAAATTCGCAAGGAAATACAGGACAAACGCCTTCACCGACTACAAACAGATGTTCAGCGTAATAAACTGCGCCTCTGTGGTCGTCCCTACCGAACTCCACTACCACGTAGCCAAAGATTGCCTCTTAAACGGTATATCCGTCCTCATAGAGAAACCGGTGACAAAATTCGTCGGCGAGGCCGATGACCTGTTGAATATCGCAAGGGAGCGCAAGCTCATCATCCAGGTCGGGCACATCGAAAGGTTCAACGCCGCGGTCCGCGCCCTCGACGAGATACCGGGCAACGTCAGGTTCATCGAATGCCACCGGCTCGGCCCTTTCAAGAAACGCGCCCTCGACGTCGGCGTAGTCCTCGACCTGATGATACACGACATAGACATAATACTCGGCCTCGTCAGGTCTGAGGTCGCCTCGATAGACGCGGTCGGCGTCAATATCCTGACCGACCACGAGGACCTCGCGAACGTCAGGATAAGGTTCAAGAACGGCGCTGTCGCGAACCTGACCGCGAGCCGCGTAACGAAATCCGAGATGCGCAAGATACGCCTCTTTAAGGACGACTGCTATGTATCGCTCGATTACATCAAGCAGGAAGCGGTGCTCTATAGGAAGGTTAACAACAGGATCACCGGAAAACTTATAAACATCAAAAAGGAAGAGCCGCTAAAAAAAGAGCTCGAGGCCTTCATAAACTGCGCGAGGACCGGCGAGCGGCCGCTCGTCTCCGGCGAGGAAGGGCGCGACGCGCTTAAATTCGCGCTGCAGATAGAGGACGCGATAAGGGAAAACCTGAAGAACAATGCCTAA
- the rpsB gene encoding 30S ribosomal protein S2, whose product MAATQTIKQLLEAGVHFGHQKKRWNPKMKKFIFGEKNGIYIIDLEKTEKALERALGYLREIASKGDIILFVGTKKQAKDVMKEEALRSGMFYVTERWLGGMLTNFATLKKSIKRHKDITRMKEDGTMEKLSKKEVAKLTREQAKLNRVLEGVLDMGKVPAAIFIVDSKKEEIAVAEANKLGLAVVGLIDTNCDPDKIDYPIPGNDDAIRSIKLISGMVSDAIMQGRKAYLDGKAAEEARVAAEAGEEEKVEVDEEAVEDLSKQVLKGKKAAPEEPVAKKTKKTTKV is encoded by the coding sequence TTGGCAGCTACGCAGACTATAAAACAGTTACTTGAAGCGGGAGTCCACTTCGGCCACCAGAAGAAGCGCTGGAACCCCAAGATGAAGAAGTTCATCTTCGGAGAGAAGAACGGCATCTACATTATCGACCTGGAAAAGACCGAGAAGGCGCTGGAGAGGGCGCTCGGCTATTTGAGGGAGATAGCCTCAAAAGGCGATATAATCCTCTTCGTGGGGACGAAGAAACAGGCGAAGGACGTCATGAAGGAGGAGGCCCTGCGCAGCGGCATGTTCTACGTGACCGAGCGCTGGCTGGGCGGCATGCTCACAAACTTCGCGACGCTCAAAAAATCGATAAAAAGGCATAAAGATATCACCCGGATGAAGGAAGACGGCACCATGGAGAAGCTTTCCAAGAAAGAAGTGGCAAAGCTTACCAGGGAGCAGGCGAAACTCAACCGCGTCCTCGAAGGCGTGCTTGATATGGGCAAGGTCCCTGCCGCCATTTTCATAGTCGACTCGAAGAAAGAGGAGATCGCCGTCGCCGAAGCGAATAAACTGGGCCTGGCGGTAGTCGGGCTCATCGATACCAACTGCGACCCGGACAAGATAGATTACCCGATACCCGGCAACGACGACGCCATCCGCTCGATAAAACTTATTTCGGGCATGGTCTCTGACGCGATAATGCAGGGAAGGAAGGCCTACCTCGACGGAAAAGCAGCGGAAGAAGCAAGGGTCGCGGCCGAAGCCGGCGAAGAAGAGAAGGTCGAAGTGGACGAAGAAGCGGTCGAAGACCTGAGCAAGCAGGTCCTCAAGGGAAAGAAGGCCGCCCCGGAAGAACCCGTAGCGAAAAAAACCAAAAAAACAACGAAGGTCTAA
- the pyrH gene encoding UMP kinase, protein MVKTVKPLFKRVLLKISGEALSGDRGYGIDPQACSNIAERIKEVRELGIEVAVVIGGGNIIRGEKFAAKGMDRSTADYMGMLATVINSMALQDSLEKIGCFTRVQTAIQMEQIAEPYIRRRAIRHLEKGRVVIFAGGTGNPYFTTDTAAALRAVEVCADVILKATKVDGIYSADPVVDKHAKKYDKLKYIEVINKGLKVMDTTAISLCMDNRLPIVVFNLNVKGNIKRACLGEKVGTTVS, encoded by the coding sequence ATGGTCAAGACGGTCAAGCCGCTGTTCAAGAGAGTGCTCCTGAAGATAAGTGGGGAGGCGTTAAGCGGCGACCGTGGTTACGGCATCGACCCTCAGGCCTGTTCCAATATCGCCGAGCGGATAAAGGAAGTAAGGGAGCTGGGAATAGAGGTAGCCGTAGTCATCGGCGGCGGAAATATCATCCGCGGCGAGAAATTCGCGGCAAAAGGGATGGACCGCTCGACCGCCGACTACATGGGCATGCTCGCGACCGTCATAAACAGCATGGCGCTGCAGGATTCCCTCGAGAAGATAGGTTGTTTTACCAGGGTCCAGACTGCCATACAGATGGAGCAGATCGCCGAGCCGTATATCAGGCGCAGGGCGATCCGCCATCTCGAAAAAGGCCGCGTGGTAATATTCGCCGGCGGCACCGGTAACCCGTATTTTACCACTGATACCGCGGCCGCGCTCAGGGCCGTGGAGGTCTGCGCGGATGTCATACTTAAGGCGACGAAGGTGGACGGCATATATTCGGCCGACCCGGTCGTCGACAAACACGCCAAGAAATACGACAAACTGAAATATATAGAGGTCATAAATAAGGGGCTCAAGGTCATGGACACGACCGCGATAAGCCTCTGCATGGATAACCGCCTGCCGATCGTCGTATTCAATTTAAACGTCAAAGGCAATATCAAACGCGCCTGCCTCGGTGAAAAAGTAGGCACGACCGTCTCATAA
- the tsf gene encoding translation elongation factor Ts: protein MTATAKIKTEDVKKLRETTGAGVMDCKEALAKSGGDFNKAMAILKEKGLKIAEKKAARTAKAGLISSYVHHDSRIGVLVEINCETDFVARTDDFQKLCRDLSLQVASTSPKYLKKEDAPKDLSEEEIKQACLFEQAFIKDPALTIKDYVTQIIAKTGENIVVRRFIRYQLGE from the coding sequence ATGACAGCCACAGCGAAGATCAAAACTGAAGACGTAAAGAAATTAAGGGAGACCACCGGCGCAGGGGTCATGGATTGCAAGGAAGCGCTGGCCAAGTCCGGCGGCGATTTCAATAAGGCGATGGCCATCTTGAAGGAGAAGGGATTAAAGATAGCCGAGAAGAAGGCCGCCCGCACAGCCAAGGCCGGGCTCATATCCTCTTACGTCCATCACGACTCGAGGATAGGCGTCCTGGTCGAGATCAACTGCGAGACGGATTTCGTGGCGAGGACCGATGATTTCCAGAAATTGTGCCGGGACCTCTCGCTCCAGGTAGCGTCGACAAGCCCGAAATACCTCAAGAAGGAAGACGCGCCGAAAGACTTAAGCGAAGAGGAGATAAAACAGGCCTGTCTTTTCGAGCAGGCGTTCATCAAGGACCCGGCGCTTACGATCAAGGATTACGTGACGCAGATCATAGCAAAGACCGGCGAGAATATAGTAGTCAGGAGATTCATAAGGTACCAATTAGGAGAATAA